The Streptomyces rimosus genomic interval CAACTCGATGGAGGCGGCCAGCCGTACGGCCTGCGCGGGGTCCCCGTCCCCGCCCGCCGCCCGCCAGCCGGCCACGCACAGCAGCGGCCGGACCCGTTTTCCGCCCTCGATGAAGTCCCGCAGCAGCAGGACCAGCGCCGACTGGCCGGGCACCGCGGCGCTCTGCGCCCGCTCCGTCAGGAAGGTGCACAGCAGGTCGTCGATGGCCGCGCGGGGAGCGAAGAACTCGGACTCGACCGGGAGTGTCTCAGTACGCATCGGAAAGGTGCGCCACGGGTCCGGGAACCGGCGTGGGCGCCCGCCCGGGGAGGAGGAAGGCCGCCGGGGGCCGGGGCGGCCGGATATGGTTGTCGTTCATTCATCCCATCCTTTTGATCGTCACCGGCCCGTGCGTCCGCACGGAGCGGGGGCGTAGTTGGTGTACACCGGAGTCCGCGACAAATTCCCCACACGGGAATCTTTTACCTATTTGCCGTAATCACCCAGAAGATCACCTTCTGGGTGGAGCGGCGGATGACCGGCCGGTGCGGTGCCCCGCGGCTACCCCAGCCCCTCGCCCAGCGCGGCGATCGCCCCGGGGGAGTGGCCCGCCGCGAGCAGCGGGGCGCGGACATCGCGCTCCAGGTCGGGCAGGTAGCCGAGGAGCACGTCGGCGGGGCCGTGGATGCGGACGCCGGAGACCGTGGCGGCGGGCAGCAGAAGCGTCTCGGCGGGGCCGAGGGATTCCCGTACCGCCCCGCACGTCACCTCCGTCGCGGCGCCGATGTTGCTGAGCACCACACAGGTGTCGAACGCCGGCACCGCGGAGCCCGGCGCCCGGACCCGCCAGTTCTCCAGCGCGAAATACGGCCCGGCGCACAGCATCCGCCGCGCCACGCCGCCCTCCGACGGCAGCCGCAGCCCGGGGTGGAAATCCGGCCGGTGCTCCGGCCGCCACTCGCGCAGCAGCGCCTCGATGTTGGCCCGCCACTGCCCGTCGTCGATCGGGGCCCCGTCCTCCATGCGGTGGCGCATCGCGTGCTGCTGGAGGTCGGAGGTCTGCTCGATCTCGTACACGAGGGTGCCGGGCCCGAAACTGTGCGGTGTACCGCCCGGTACGTACAGAGTCTGACCGGCGTGCACCGGCAGGCGCCGCAGCACCGCGTCGAAGTCCTGGCCGAGCAGTGCCTGCCGCAGCCGGTCGTGGTCCACCCCGGGCCGTACCCCGGCGAGCGCGGTGGTGCCGGGCGGCGCGTACAGGATGTGCCACGCCTCCGTCTTGCCGTTCGGCTCGCCCTCCTGCTCGCGCGCCGCCGTGTCGTCGGGGTGCAGATGGACCGGCAGCGGCCGGTGGGCGTCGATGAACTTCGTCAGCAGCGGAAACCGGGGCCCGCGCCAGCCCCGGCCGACCAGCTCGTCCGGGTGGCCCAGGGCCAGCTCCCGCAGCGTGTGCCCGGCCAGCGCCCCGTTCAGGACATGGGCGTGCTCGCCCTCGACATCACTGACCTCCCACGTCTCCGCGACCGGCCCGTCCGGCAGCCCGGCCCGGCCGAGCCGCTCGGGGATGGCCCGGCCGCCGAAGACATGCTGCTTGACCGGGGTGGTCAGCCGCATCGGGTACCAGTTCACGGTCCGAGTACACCCGGTTCTCCGCCGTACCGGCCGCATTACCCCGCCCCTGGCGCGCCCCGCACGCGGCCGCGACGGGCCCGTACCCAAGCGGCGCGGAACCCCGTCCGGAATCCGCACCGGATCCGCCTGTTTACGGTCCCGGCGCACGGGCACGCGATGCACTGTCAAGGAAACGGCTCGACCGAAAAGGAGCGCGACCATGACCGCCGACAAGAAGGCTTCCAGCAAGGCCGAGCGCGCCAAGGGCGCCGTGAAGGAAAACGTCGGCCGTGCGGTCGGCAACGAGCGCATGACGGCGGAAGGCCGCGCGGAACGCGCCAAGGGCGATATACGCGAGGCCGGTGAAAAGGCGAAGGACGCGTTCAAGCGGTGACGCCTGTGTGACGCGCTTGCGCGCCGCATAATGCGGGCGGTGGCCCGGCGGGAAATCCCGCCGGGCCACCGCCCGTTTTACGCATGGACGAGGTCCGGTGGGCCGCCGCCCTTACGCCTCCTGGTCCTGCGGGTACCACCGCAGTTCGACCGTGTTGCCGTCCGGGTCCCGTACGTAGACGGACTGCGCGTTGCCCCGGGCGCCGAACCGCTGCCCGGGTCCGTCGACCACCGTGAGGGCACCGGAGTCGATCACCTCCTGCCAGTCCAGCGGCTCCACGACCAGACAGATGTGGTCGACGTTGGACTCGCCCCGGTCGCCTTCGAGGAGGTCGATGATCGTGGTCGGACTCACCCGTACCGAGGGGAACGGCACCTTCCCGGCGCGCCACTCCTCGACGCGCACCGGCTCCAGCCCCAGCGGACCGCAGTAGAAGCCGAGGGCGCGCTCGGCGTCCGCGACGTTGAGGACCAGGTGATCGAAGGCGATGACGCGCATGCGGAGGTGCTCCCTGTGATCGTGACGACCGCCGGACGGCGGTTCTTACCGGACAGTAGCGGTGGAAGCGGCGGACCCGCGATCGGTCGTTGGGCCTCCTTCCGAAGTCCCGGTGGAGCGGCGGCCGTCGGGCGGCCGCGCGGCGCCGACCGAACAGGACGCGGGCGCAGGGACCAATGTCCTATAGCGGAGCAACTCCGCGGTCGGCCAAAGTAATGACCACGCCGAGGAAATACGCAGAGGCCATGACGGGAGTGATCGTGTCCGCACAGATAACCATTGATCCCGGCCGGTTCAGCCAGTTCGGTGAAGCCACCGGAAGCAGCTTCTGCCTGGTCACGAATTCCGAACTGGTCGACCGGTTCGACATCGCCCGGACGGCTCCCTACCGGGAATTCCTCACCATCACGATGGACCGGGGGGACGACTTCACCGAAATCCTCGGCAAGAAGATCCCGGAACCCGCGCATGTGCTGGTGATATCGCCCTACAGATTCTTCGAATCGCCGGACCCCGATCTGGTGGGACAGCGGAAGATCATGGGCATGGCGTGCAACTCGACGCCCACCGGCCTCGACGAGATCCGGCACTTCCTCGGTGTGATGGAGCGGACCTCGGCGGCCGACCAGGCGGCGTTCTGCGACACCTTCTTCGAACTGGCCGAGGACTCCGAGCACCTGGTCTACGCGGACCCGGCGCACGGCACCCGCGCCACCCTCGACCACCTGCGCGACGGCCTGGTGTGGAACCAGCAGGCCGGACCGCTGGACTGGGGCGACCAGCAGATCGTGCCGTCCGGCGAGGTCAGCGTACTGCCGGTCGAGATCAGAGAGTTCGACGAGGCACTGAAACTGCCGCTGGAGGGTGAGATCACGCTGCGCGGATACCCGATCCTGCACAGCGGCACCCCCTCCTTCTCCCGGGCCGACCAGGCGCGCATCCACTCCCGGCTCTGGTCGATGCGCGACAACGCGATCAAGGCCGTCGTCGAGGACGGCAGGATCACGAGCCTGGAGGCGCTGGACGCCGGAGCGGCGCCGGCGGTGGCGATGCTGGAGCAGATGTTCGCCGTGGACTCCCGCTACCGGATCGTGTGGGAGATCGGCCACGCCCTCAACGTCTCGCACGACATCCTGCCCGGCAACCACGCCATGAACGAGGTGTACGGCGGCACCGAGGGCTGCCTGCACTACGGGCTCGGCCTCACCCCGTACACCCAGTACCACCTGGACATCATCGTGCCCGGCACCCGCGTGCTGACCAGCAATGGAGTCGCGGTGCTCGGCCGCCTGGACCACCCCACCGCCGAGCGGGTCGTCTCCGTCTCCTAGCGGAGCGCCACCGCACGGCCCGGCGGGGTGAATACAAGGAAATAAAAAACACAGGAGGTGACTGGCCATGAAGAAGATCAAGGTGCAGAAGAACCGCAACTACCTGGGCACGCTCCTGGGCTGAGTACCGACCCACGGCGGGGCAGGAACCACGCCCCGCCGTGGGGTTCTCACTGTCGTTTCTAGGGAGTGCGCCCGTGCCACCGCTGGACATCACGACAAGCGACCTCGGCCAGTTCGGCGCGCCGGCCGAGACGTTCTGCCTGATCACGACTGAACAGTACGCCGAGCCGCTTTCCCTGCTGCCCGGTGACGGATGCTCGCGCGTACTGCGCCTGACGCTCCCGCCCGGCGCGCGCCTGGGCGAGGTCATCGAGCGGAGCGTCCCCGAGGGCGCGCACGTGCTGGCGGTCTGCCCCGGGCGGTTCCTCGACTCGCCGGCCGAACGGGAACTGGGCGGGCGCAAGCTGGCCGTGCTGCCGGCCGGATCCACGCCGCTGACCGGGGAACAGATCAGCTACTTCCTGCGCACCGCCGCCCGTACCGACGCGGACCGACAGGCGCGGGTGGCCGAGGAGTTCTTCGACCGGGTGGGGGAGAGCCGCCGCCTGACGATCGTCGACGCCGCCTCCGGCACCGAGGCCGAGTTCGACCACGAGCTCGGCGACTGCGTCTGGAACCAGCAGGCCGGCGTCATGGAACCGGGCGACCAGCAGATCTTCCCGCCGGGAAAGCTCAGCGTCACCGCCGCGGAGATCACCACCTTCGCGCCGGACGCCCGGCTGCTCGGCCTCAACGGGGACCTGACCCTGCGCGGCTGGCCCATCGTCCACCGTCACGAGGATCCGGCCGACGGCCCCGACCAGCAGCGGCTGTTCGAAGCGCTCACGCCGCTCGTCGCCAACGCCGTGACCCTGCACATCACCGCCGGCAGCATCGAGGGCGTCACCCCGCAGACGGCGGCGGCCGCACCGGCCGCCGCGGAGCTGGACAAGCTCCTCACCGACGACCCGCGCTACCGCGTCATCTGGGAACTCGGCTTCGGGATCAACACCACCACGGAGGTCATCCCGGCGAACTGCGGCCCCAACGAGGTGTACGGCGCGACCGGTGGCGTCGTCAACCTCGGCCTGGGCGTCACTCCGGCGACGCGCTTCGCCCTGGCCTTCCTCTGCCCCCGCAGCTCGCTGCTGACCTCGGACGGAACCGCCGTGCTCGGCGCCCGCAAGGCGGTACGCCGCGGCCGGATGCAGCGCATCTCCAGTGCCGGCTGCGGCTGCCACTGACCCCCAAGGAGGAATGCACGCCATGACGAGCAACCCCGAACTGCGCAAGAAGGTCGACGCGCTCCTCGACACCTTCATCAAGGACTTCTACGAGACGGTCCCGTACGCCCAGCACCAGAAGAACGCCGCCGAGCTGAACCTCGACTACTACAAGCGCCACAACATCGAGACGATCCTGCGGCTACGCCGCAAGCGGACCGTGGACGCGCTGGCCATCAAGTACTTCACCAAGGTGGACCCGGTGCAGGCCAAGGCGTGGGCGCACTACACCGACGACGAGATGCTGCACGACCGGCTGTTCGCGGCCGACCTCGCCAAGGTCGGGGTCACCAAGGACCAGATCTACTCCACCGAGCCGATGCTCTCCACCAAGCTGCTCACCGGATACCTCCAGTACGGCATGGAATTCGACGACAGCCCGCTGGCGCTGATCACCAGCGTCTACTTCGTGGAGTACGTCACCACCCGC includes:
- a CDS encoding CsbD family protein; translation: MTADKKASSKAERAKGAVKENVGRAVGNERMTAEGRAERAKGDIREAGEKAKDAFKR
- a CDS encoding VOC family protein, with translation MRVIAFDHLVLNVADAERALGFYCGPLGLEPVRVEEWRAGKVPFPSVRVSPTTIIDLLEGDRGESNVDHICLVVEPLDWQEVIDSGALTVVDGPGQRFGARGNAQSVYVRDPDGNTVELRWYPQDQEA
- a CDS encoding type I phosphomannose isomerase catalytic subunit, with the protein product MNWYPMRLTTPVKQHVFGGRAIPERLGRAGLPDGPVAETWEVSDVEGEHAHVLNGALAGHTLRELALGHPDELVGRGWRGPRFPLLTKFIDAHRPLPVHLHPDDTAAREQEGEPNGKTEAWHILYAPPGTTALAGVRPGVDHDRLRQALLGQDFDAVLRRLPVHAGQTLYVPGGTPHSFGPGTLVYEIEQTSDLQQHAMRHRMEDGAPIDDGQWRANIEALLREWRPEHRPDFHPGLRLPSEGGVARRMLCAGPYFALENWRVRAPGSAVPAFDTCVVLSNIGAATEVTCGAVRESLGPAETLLLPAATVSGVRIHGPADVLLGYLPDLERDVRAPLLAAGHSPGAIAALGEGLG